One Punica granatum isolate Tunisia-2019 chromosome 3, ASM765513v2, whole genome shotgun sequence genomic window carries:
- the LOC116200391 gene encoding PHD finger protein ALFIN-LIKE 6-like — MTHYAKSLKFSKADRSVWWKSQEPEHSSKLTFLGWLFSTISKLPTVLEVVKEVKPALAVLNNSSCHTGPNSENQRDSEPHNESHLVAVHPKLEDQDKSALQEEHKDEPGGDRCAIPSGNYIWSVSWIICKVCKKWVQMQKN, encoded by the exons ATGACCCACTATGCTAAAAGTCTCAAGTTTAGCAAGGCTGATAG GTCTGTTTGGTGGAAGAGTCAAGAGCCCGAGCACTCTTCTAAATTGACTTTCTT GGGATGGCTTTTCAGTACGATAAGCAAGCTTCCAACAGTACTTGAGGTTGTGAAGGAGGTGAAGCCAGCACTAGCAGTCTTGAATAATAGCAGCTGCCATACTGGCCCTAACTCCGAG AATCAAAGAGATTCAGAACCGCACAACGAGAGCCATCTGGTAGCTGTTCATCCGAAGCTTGAGGATCAGGATAAGTCGGCATTGCAAGAAGAGCACAAAGATGAACCTGGAGGAGACAGATGTGCAATCCCTAGTGGGAATTATATTTGGAGCGTGTCCTGGATCAtctgtaaagtttgcaagaaGTGGGTGCAAatgcaaaaaaattga